The following coding sequences lie in one Mesorhizobium sp. DCY119 genomic window:
- the purH gene encoding bifunctional phosphoribosylaminoimidazolecarboxamide formyltransferase/IMP cyclohydrolase, with amino-acid sequence MAVASKKIPAPDLVPVRRALLSVSDKTGLVDFAAALVKAGVELVSTGGTAKTIAEAGIAVRDVSELTGFPEIMDGRVKTLHPSVHGALLGVRDDPEHVHAMHVHGIEPIDLVVVNLYPFEEVRQSGADYASIVENVDIGGPAMVRASAKNHAYVAIVTDPEDYAPVINALEMNIGSLSFEFRQKLAAKAFARTAAYDAAISGWFAEALAIEHPTWRAFGGKLENVMRYGENPHQQAGFYVTGEKRPGVATARQLQGKQLSYNNINDTDAAFELVGEFDPAGSAAVAIIKHANPCGVAEGATLKAAYAKALACDPVSAFGGIVAVNRLLDAEAAEEIVKTFTEVIIAPGASEEAQAIIAAKKNLRLLVTGGLPDPRTAGVMVKSVAGGLLVQSRDNAVVDGLELKVVTKRAPTAQELADLKFAFRVAKHVKSNAIVYVRDGATVGVGAGQMSRVDSARIAARKALDAAEAAGLAEPLTKGSVVASDAFFPFADGLLSAIEAGATAVIQPGGSMRDDDVIAAADEHGIAMVFTGVRHFRH; translated from the coding sequence ATGGCCGTCGCCTCCAAGAAAATTCCTGCGCCCGATCTCGTTCCCGTCCGCCGCGCGCTTCTCTCCGTCTCCGACAAGACCGGCCTGGTCGACTTCGCAGCCGCGCTGGTAAAAGCCGGCGTCGAACTGGTCTCGACCGGCGGTACCGCCAAGACGATCGCCGAGGCTGGCATCGCCGTGCGCGACGTCTCGGAACTCACTGGCTTCCCCGAGATCATGGACGGCCGCGTGAAAACACTGCACCCCTCGGTCCATGGCGCGCTGCTCGGCGTGCGCGACGACCCCGAGCATGTCCACGCCATGCACGTCCACGGCATCGAGCCGATCGACCTCGTCGTCGTCAATCTCTACCCGTTTGAGGAAGTCCGCCAATCCGGTGCCGACTATGCCTCGATCGTCGAGAATGTCGATATAGGCGGTCCGGCCATGGTGCGCGCATCCGCCAAGAACCACGCCTATGTCGCCATCGTCACCGACCCGGAAGACTACGCCCCGGTGATCAATGCGCTGGAGATGAACATCGGCAGCCTGTCCTTCGAGTTTCGACAGAAGCTCGCCGCCAAGGCCTTTGCCCGCACCGCAGCCTACGATGCAGCCATCTCCGGCTGGTTTGCCGAGGCACTGGCCATCGAGCATCCGACCTGGCGCGCCTTCGGCGGCAAGCTCGAAAACGTCATGCGTTATGGCGAGAACCCGCACCAGCAGGCCGGCTTCTACGTCACCGGCGAAAAGCGCCCGGGCGTCGCCACTGCGCGCCAGCTCCAAGGCAAGCAACTCTCCTATAACAACATCAACGACACCGACGCGGCCTTCGAGCTGGTCGGCGAGTTCGACCCAGCCGGTTCGGCGGCGGTGGCCATCATCAAGCACGCCAACCCTTGCGGCGTCGCTGAAGGCGCAACGCTGAAGGCAGCCTATGCCAAGGCACTGGCCTGCGATCCCGTCTCTGCCTTCGGCGGCATCGTCGCCGTCAACCGCCTGCTCGACGCAGAGGCGGCGGAAGAGATCGTAAAGACCTTCACCGAGGTCATCATCGCACCCGGTGCCAGCGAGGAAGCACAGGCGATCATCGCCGCCAAGAAGAACCTGCGTCTTCTCGTCACCGGCGGCCTGCCCGATCCGCGCACGGCCGGTGTCATGGTCAAGTCGGTGGCCGGTGGGCTTCTGGTGCAGTCACGCGACAACGCCGTGGTCGACGGGCTCGAGCTCAAGGTCGTGACCAAGCGCGCGCCGACCGCGCAGGAACTGGCCGACCTGAAATTCGCCTTCCGCGTCGCCAAGCACGTCAAGTCGAACGCCATCGTCTATGTCAGGGACGGTGCGACGGTGGGCGTCGGTGCCGGCCAGATGAGCCGGGTCGATTCCGCGCGCATCGCCGCCCGCAAGGCACTGGACGCAGCCGAGGCGGCAGGCCTTGCCGAGCCGCTGACCAAAGGCTCGGTCGTTGCCTCCGATGCCTTCTTCCCCTTCGCCGATGGCCTGCTTTCAGCCATCGAAGCCGGCGCCACCGCCGTCATCCAGCCAGGCGGCTCGATGCGCGACGATGATGTGATTGCAGCGGCGGACGAGCATGGCATCGCCATGGTGTTTACGGGTGTGAGGCATTTCCGGCATTGA
- a CDS encoding heparinase II/III family protein produces the protein MSIAAGNTTGLWALVAKELWRKTRRRLRAGPVYRWRYTGRTPERVLIAPPDLRLADQQVALEIYYGRYPLSGHLVETGGKSPFQIEVPNRGWQKSLHGFRWLRHMRAAGTELAAANARALVSDWIATHGGRISGVAWEPATSAKRIIAWLQHSSVVLQGAEFPFYRAFLKSLALQIRYLRSMAREMPDGEERLRTRIALAFAALSLPAPQTALRSATRNLADELNRQILADGGHISRNPMAVLELLADLLPLRQTYANQAETPPEALIGAIDRMLPALRFFRHQDGSIARFNGMGVTIPDRIAAIMRHDDTAGAPLLHAPHSGYERLSMGGTTVIADTGTAPPSEVSEAAHAGCLSFEMSSGRQHFIVNAGIDAYGAEEFRPLARATAAHSTASLNDTSSARFSHSPRVNGLLGSPLIGGPRHVPSERTDSKGTQGFVASHDGYVARFGLYHEREMALAADGNILTGIDRFLRSRGAPPLDNGRDLVTIRFHIHPDIELFHDDKDRLVLAAPHADNWLFTAGEMTPTVEESIFFAGLGGPRHSRQIVLSYKASQFPEMHWQFTRTHSAGYPQNN, from the coding sequence TTGTCGATTGCGGCAGGCAACACGACAGGCCTTTGGGCGCTCGTCGCCAAAGAGCTTTGGCGCAAGACCCGCCGTCGCTTGCGCGCCGGTCCGGTCTACCGCTGGCGCTATACCGGTCGTACGCCAGAGCGCGTGCTGATTGCGCCGCCCGATCTCAGGCTCGCCGACCAGCAGGTTGCGCTGGAAATCTATTATGGCCGCTACCCGCTTTCAGGCCATCTCGTCGAGACCGGCGGCAAGTCGCCGTTCCAGATCGAGGTGCCCAATCGCGGCTGGCAGAAATCGCTGCACGGCTTCCGCTGGCTGCGCCATATGCGCGCCGCCGGCACGGAACTAGCCGCCGCCAATGCGCGCGCGCTGGTTTCGGACTGGATCGCCACCCATGGCGGCCGCATCTCGGGCGTCGCCTGGGAACCGGCGACCAGCGCCAAGCGCATCATCGCATGGCTGCAGCATTCTTCCGTCGTGCTGCAGGGTGCCGAATTCCCCTTCTACCGCGCCTTCCTGAAATCGCTGGCGCTGCAGATCCGCTATCTGCGCTCCATGGCCCGCGAAATGCCCGACGGCGAGGAGCGCCTGCGCACCCGCATCGCGCTTGCCTTCGCCGCGTTGTCGCTGCCCGCGCCGCAGACCGCGTTGCGCAGCGCCACGCGCAACCTCGCCGACGAACTGAACCGTCAGATCCTTGCCGACGGTGGCCACATCTCGCGCAATCCGATGGCGGTTCTGGAACTGCTGGCAGACCTGCTGCCGCTGCGCCAGACCTACGCCAACCAGGCCGAGACGCCGCCCGAAGCGCTGATCGGCGCAATCGACCGCATGCTGCCGGCGCTGCGCTTCTTCCGCCATCAGGACGGCAGCATCGCCCGCTTCAACGGCATGGGTGTCACCATTCCCGATCGCATCGCCGCCATCATGCGCCACGACGACACCGCCGGCGCGCCGCTGCTTCACGCCCCGCATTCCGGCTATGAGCGCCTGTCGATGGGCGGCACCACGGTGATTGCCGACACAGGCACTGCGCCGCCCAGCGAAGTTTCGGAAGCGGCACATGCCGGCTGCCTGTCCTTCGAGATGTCTTCCGGCCGCCAGCATTTCATCGTCAATGCCGGCATCGACGCCTACGGAGCGGAGGAATTCCGCCCGCTGGCGCGCGCCACCGCCGCCCACTCCACCGCATCGCTCAACGACACCTCGTCGGCGCGCTTCAGCCATTCGCCGCGCGTCAACGGCCTGCTCGGCTCGCCGCTGATCGGCGGGCCGCGCCATGTGCCTTCGGAACGCACCGACAGCAAGGGCACGCAAGGTTTCGTTGCCAGCCATGACGGCTATGTCGCGCGCTTCGGCCTCTATCACGAGCGCGAAATGGCGCTGGCTGCCGATGGCAATATCCTCACCGGCATCGACCGTTTCCTGCGCTCACGCGGCGCGCCGCCACTCGACAATGGCCGCGATCTCGTCACCATCCGCTTTCACATCCACCCGGATATCGAGCTTTTCCACGACGACAAGGATCGGCTGGTGCTGGCAGCACCCCATGCCGACAACTGGCTTTTCACCGCCGGCGAAATGACGCCGACGGTCGAGGAATCGATTTTCTTCGCCGGCCTCGGCGGGCCGCGCCACAGCCGCCAGATCGTGCTCTCCTACAAGGCGTCGCAGTTTCCCGAAATGCACTGGCAGTTCACGCGCACGCACTCGGCCGGTTACCCGCAGAACAACTGA
- a CDS encoding RsmB/NOP family class I SAM-dependent RNA methyltransferase, producing the protein MVVTVNDRQRSKPKPFRQSEYQRQEDANAPGLAARKAAAKLLAAVIDAKTSLDGLTDHDHGHPQFKALDMRDRSLVRAILATALRYRRTIDNLISARLEKALPANATALTHILHVAAAQILFLDIPDSAAVDIAVTHAKSDPRTGRFSGLVNGVLRSLARGKAEELPAMLAETDDAPEWFRARLVSGYGADAAKKILTAHRLEAPVDFTVKSDPQSWAEKLGGIVLPTGSVRVERLAANVPDLPGFTEGEWWVQDAAAALPARLFGDVSGLHVADLCAAPGGKTAQLALAGARVTAIDSSKNRLARLEKNLERLGMTAAAAQADILRYEPEELFDAVLLDAPCSSTGTVRRHPDVPWTKSPADIEKLADLQYRLLARAITLVKPGGRIVFSNCSLDPLEGEALYEAFLAATPGVADDPIQLGEVAGADAFLTPKGTLRTTPADMDMGRPEISGLDGFFAARLTRIG; encoded by the coding sequence ATGGTCGTGACCGTGAACGACCGTCAGCGCTCCAAACCGAAACCATTCAGGCAATCGGAATACCAGAGACAAGAGGATGCTAATGCGCCCGGCCTCGCCGCGCGCAAGGCGGCGGCAAAGCTGCTGGCAGCCGTCATCGACGCAAAGACCTCGCTCGACGGACTGACCGACCACGACCATGGCCATCCGCAGTTCAAGGCGCTCGACATGCGCGACCGCTCGCTGGTGCGGGCGATCCTCGCGACCGCGCTGCGCTACCGCCGCACCATCGACAACCTGATTTCGGCGCGGCTTGAAAAAGCGCTGCCTGCCAACGCCACAGCGCTCACCCACATCCTGCATGTCGCGGCAGCGCAGATCCTGTTCCTCGACATTCCCGACAGCGCCGCCGTCGATATCGCCGTCACCCACGCCAAGTCCGATCCGCGCACCGGCCGCTTTTCCGGCCTTGTCAACGGCGTGCTGCGCTCGCTGGCGCGCGGCAAGGCCGAGGAACTGCCGGCCATGCTGGCCGAGACCGACGACGCGCCGGAATGGTTCCGCGCCCGACTCGTTTCCGGCTATGGCGCAGATGCGGCAAAGAAAATCCTCACCGCTCATCGCCTCGAAGCCCCTGTCGATTTCACCGTGAAATCCGATCCTCAATCCTGGGCGGAAAAGCTTGGCGGCATCGTGCTGCCCACCGGCTCGGTGCGCGTCGAACGGCTCGCCGCCAATGTGCCGGACCTGCCCGGTTTCACTGAGGGCGAATGGTGGGTGCAGGACGCCGCCGCAGCACTTCCCGCGCGCCTGTTCGGCGATGTCTCGGGCTTGCACGTCGCCGACCTTTGCGCAGCACCCGGCGGCAAGACGGCACAGCTGGCGCTGGCCGGCGCACGCGTTACCGCGATCGACAGCTCGAAGAACCGGCTCGCCCGGCTGGAGAAGAACCTTGAGCGCTTAGGCATGACCGCCGCAGCCGCCCAGGCCGACATCCTGCGCTATGAGCCGGAAGAACTCTTCGACGCAGTGCTGCTCGACGCACCGTGCTCGTCGACTGGCACCGTGCGTCGCCACCCGGACGTGCCATGGACGAAATCGCCTGCTGATATCGAAAAACTGGCCGACCTGCAGTACCGCCTGCTTGCCCGCGCCATCACTTTGGTCAAGCCCGGTGGACGGATCGTCTTCTCCAACTGCTCGCTCGACCCGCTCGAAGGCGAAGCGCTTTACGAAGCCTTTCTTGCGGCCACGCCCGGCGTTGCCGATGATCCGATCCAACTCGGTGAGGTTGCGGGCGCTGACGCGTTCCTGACGCCGAAGGGCACTTTGCGCACGACGCCGGCGGACATGGATATGGGCCGTCCGGAGATTTCCGGGCTCGACGGCTTCTTTGCCGCGCGCCTTACCCGAATTGGGTAG